A region of Ochotona princeps isolate mOchPri1 chromosome 2, mOchPri1.hap1, whole genome shotgun sequence DNA encodes the following proteins:
- the LOC131479638 gene encoding rho GTPase-activating protein 20-like, with protein sequence MSCWCATTIQNDPPQDADSSVEFNVLQMDDLARIILEMLHVLKEKGPQTKDVFHKIDNIKSFLSLKERVMLGGVFDWANESPLVVAALLKDCLRLIPSTIFMKQLYCKWISVLDKQDEEKATEIKR encoded by the exons ATGTCTTGCTGGTGTGCCACCACAATCCAAAATGATCCTCCACAGGACGCCGATTCATCTGTGGAGTTCAATGTGCTTCAAATGGATGACCTTGCAAGAATAATTTTG GAGATGCTTCATGTTTTGAAGGAAAAGGGGCCACAGACAAAGGATGTTTTTCATAAGATTGACAACATAAAATCATTTCTGTCCCTGAAGGAAAGAGTTATGCTTGGAGGAGTATTTGATTGGGCTAATGAATCTCCACTCGTCGTAGCCGCTTTATTAAAG GATTGTCTTCGACTGATCCCCAGTACTATTTTTATGAAACAACTGTACTGTAAGTGGATTAGTGTTCTTGACAAACAGGATGAAGAGAAAGCCACGGAGATCAAGAGGTGA